Proteins from one Arthrobacter sp. DNA4 genomic window:
- a CDS encoding aspartate/glutamate racemase family protein: protein MPATTRPRRIGMIVPSSNTCLEPQTYRILGSRTDVTVHFTRIPVTRIALDDSSNRQFDPAVMAEAATLLATADVDVIAWNGTSGSWLGSAHDQELAGGITAATGIPATTSTLAYLEAFRAFGTGRIGLFTPYTEDVNHQVIASYEREGIKTVDHRALGLSDNESFARVTDDEMRPGSLELAAAAPDALVYLCTNLYGANITAEIEHATGVPVLDSVAVTLWHALKLAGAPLLDARWGRLLV from the coding sequence ATGCCAGCAACCACACGCCCCCGCAGGATCGGCATGATCGTGCCGTCCTCCAACACCTGCCTGGAACCCCAGACCTACCGCATCCTGGGCAGCCGCACCGACGTCACGGTGCACTTCACCAGGATCCCGGTCACCCGCATCGCCCTGGACGATTCCTCCAACCGGCAGTTCGACCCCGCCGTCATGGCGGAGGCGGCCACGCTGCTGGCGACGGCGGATGTGGACGTGATCGCCTGGAACGGCACCTCGGGTTCCTGGCTGGGGTCAGCGCACGACCAGGAACTGGCCGGCGGGATCACGGCCGCCACCGGGATCCCGGCCACCACCTCAACGCTGGCCTACCTTGAGGCCTTCCGGGCCTTCGGCACCGGGCGGATCGGCCTCTTCACGCCCTATACCGAGGATGTGAACCACCAGGTCATCGCATCCTACGAGCGGGAAGGCATCAAGACCGTGGATCACCGGGCGCTGGGCCTGAGTGACAACGAGTCCTTTGCCCGGGTCACCGACGACGAGATGCGTCCCGGCTCCCTGGAACTCGCCGCCGCGGCTCCCGACGCGCTGGTGTACCTGTGCACCAACCTGTACGGGGCCAACATCACCGCGGAGATCGAGCACGCCACCGGGGTCCCGGTGCTGGATTCAGTGGCAGTGACGCTCTGGCACGCCCTGAAACTGGCAGGCGCGCCGCTGCTGGACGCGCGCTGGGGCAGGCTGCTGGTGTAG
- a CDS encoding NAD(P)(+) transhydrogenase (Re/Si-specific) subunit beta, giving the protein MSLLDPVWTSLLYLAAAVCFILALRGLSSPRTARRGNLVGALGALIAVVTVFLSARLENIPWILAAIAVGSAVAAPVARRVKMTQMPQLVALFNGVGGGAAALVALLELGHAEDPWVRVAIVFTLLVGAVSFAGSGVTFAKLQELMTTRPVVFPGLPVVMAVVLLAALAAGVAVVLTASLPLAALLLVLGLAAGVLLVLPVGGADVPIVISLLNAFTGLAVAASGLVLGNVLLVVAGTLVGASGTILTRAMAAAMGRSVAGILFGAFRGGSTAGSTAVSGRPVRSSSPEDVAVLLGYAQRVIIVPGYGLAVAQGQHTAAELAQALEARGIEVDFAIHPVAGRMPGHMNVLLAEANVPYESLKEMGEINPEFKTTDVALVVGANDVVNPAAKTSSGSPIYGMPILEVAQARQVVFLKRSMRPGFAGIENELLYEPQTSLLFGDAKDSLAQVLGAVKAL; this is encoded by the coding sequence ATGAGCCTCCTCGACCCCGTCTGGACCTCCCTGCTCTACCTCGCCGCTGCGGTCTGCTTCATCCTGGCCCTGCGCGGACTCAGTTCCCCGCGGACGGCCCGCCGCGGAAACCTGGTGGGCGCACTCGGTGCGCTGATCGCCGTCGTCACTGTCTTCCTGTCCGCCCGGCTGGAGAACATTCCCTGGATCCTGGCCGCCATCGCCGTGGGTTCCGCGGTGGCGGCGCCCGTGGCCCGGCGGGTGAAGATGACGCAGATGCCACAGCTGGTGGCGCTCTTCAACGGGGTTGGCGGCGGCGCGGCAGCCCTCGTGGCGCTCCTGGAGCTGGGCCATGCGGAAGACCCCTGGGTGCGGGTGGCGATCGTCTTCACGCTCCTGGTGGGTGCTGTGTCCTTCGCAGGATCAGGCGTCACGTTCGCCAAGCTGCAGGAACTGATGACCACCCGGCCTGTCGTCTTTCCGGGCCTTCCCGTGGTGATGGCTGTGGTCCTCCTGGCCGCACTCGCCGCCGGCGTCGCCGTGGTCCTCACCGCTTCGCTGCCCCTTGCGGCGCTGTTGCTGGTCCTGGGCCTGGCCGCCGGCGTGCTGCTGGTGCTGCCCGTGGGCGGCGCCGACGTGCCCATCGTCATCTCGCTGCTGAACGCCTTCACCGGCCTGGCCGTCGCGGCATCCGGCCTGGTGCTGGGCAACGTCCTGCTGGTGGTCGCCGGCACCCTGGTGGGAGCCTCCGGCACCATCCTCACCCGTGCCATGGCGGCTGCCATGGGCCGCAGCGTGGCGGGCATCCTGTTCGGGGCTTTCCGGGGAGGTTCGACGGCGGGGTCCACGGCCGTGAGCGGGCGTCCGGTCCGCTCGTCCTCACCGGAGGACGTGGCAGTCCTGCTGGGGTACGCCCAGCGGGTGATCATCGTCCCCGGCTACGGGCTGGCGGTGGCACAGGGCCAGCACACTGCCGCCGAACTGGCCCAGGCACTGGAAGCCCGGGGCATCGAGGTGGACTTCGCCATCCACCCCGTGGCCGGCCGGATGCCCGGCCACATGAACGTGCTCCTGGCGGAAGCCAACGTGCCGTACGAGTCGCTCAAGGAGATGGGCGAGATCAACCCGGAGTTCAAGACCACCGATGTGGCCCTGGTGGTAGGCGCCAACGACGTGGTGAATCCGGCCGCCAAGACGTCCTCCGGGTCCCCGATTTACGGCATGCCCATTCTGGAAGTGGCCCAGGCGCGGCAGGTGGTTTTCCTGAAGCGCTCCATGCGCCCGGGCTTCGCCGGCATTGAGAACGAGCTGCTGTACGAACCCCAGACCTCCCTGCTGTTTGGTGACGCCAAGGACTCCCTGGCCCAGGTGCTGGGTGCAGTCAAGGCGCTGTAG
- a CDS encoding NAD(P) transhydrogenase subunit alpha codes for MDGIALLTITVLAVFVGFEVVSKVSSTLHTPLMSGANAIHGIILVGAIIVAGQATDPWVLAVALLAVVLATANLVGGFVVTDRMLHMFHGKKDALRADAQPKAGSK; via the coding sequence ATGGACGGGATCGCGCTGCTGACCATCACCGTGCTGGCGGTATTCGTCGGTTTCGAGGTGGTCTCCAAAGTCTCCAGCACCCTGCACACGCCCCTGATGTCCGGCGCCAACGCCATCCACGGGATCATCCTGGTGGGGGCCATCATTGTCGCAGGGCAGGCAACGGACCCCTGGGTGCTCGCGGTGGCGCTGCTCGCCGTCGTCCTTGCCACGGCCAACCTGGTGGGCGGGTTCGTGGTGACAGACCGGATGCTGCACATGTTCCACGGCAAAAAGGACGCCCTTAGGGCAGACGCCCAACCCAAGGCAGGCAGCAAATGA
- a CDS encoding diacylglycerol kinase family protein, which yields MTETSSTSPKRAAIIVNPAKPVDIDVRGLVAKHCVENGWGEAIWLETTKEDPGVGQAKEALAQGADIVIAAGGDGTVRCVAEVLAGGDTPMGLLPLGTGNLLARNLGMDVTDYDGAMAGALIGTERKIDVVRARRSDPDKEQLFLVMAGMGYDATIMADTNEDLKDKVGWLAYVDAGIRNLPGKPVKATVVIDGKSVVHRGVRSVMVGNCGKVQGGLEIFPDAKMDDGLLDIAVLAPHHGKLGWLSVVAGMIGKGRGKDTAVEYFQGKTVEITLEHKDDYQLDGDHEGEGKHVLMTMEPGALTLRM from the coding sequence ATGACTGAGACCAGCTCCACTTCGCCCAAACGTGCCGCCATCATCGTCAATCCCGCCAAGCCGGTGGACATCGACGTGCGCGGCCTGGTGGCCAAGCACTGCGTGGAAAACGGCTGGGGCGAAGCCATCTGGCTGGAAACCACCAAGGAGGACCCCGGGGTGGGCCAGGCCAAGGAGGCGCTGGCGCAGGGCGCGGACATCGTCATCGCCGCCGGCGGCGACGGTACTGTCCGCTGCGTCGCCGAGGTCCTGGCAGGCGGTGACACCCCCATGGGCCTGCTGCCCCTGGGAACCGGCAACCTGCTGGCCCGCAACCTGGGCATGGACGTCACCGACTACGACGGCGCCATGGCCGGGGCCCTGATCGGTACCGAACGGAAGATCGACGTGGTCCGCGCCCGCCGCAGCGACCCGGACAAGGAACAGCTGTTCCTGGTCATGGCCGGCATGGGCTACGACGCCACCATCATGGCGGACACCAATGAGGACCTGAAGGACAAGGTGGGCTGGCTGGCCTACGTGGACGCCGGGATCAGGAACCTGCCCGGCAAACCCGTCAAGGCCACCGTGGTGATCGACGGGAAATCAGTGGTCCACCGCGGTGTCCGCAGCGTGATGGTGGGCAACTGCGGCAAAGTCCAGGGCGGCCTGGAAATCTTCCCTGACGCCAAGATGGACGACGGCCTGCTGGACATCGCCGTCCTGGCCCCCCACCACGGAAAGCTGGGGTGGCTCTCCGTGGTGGCCGGCATGATCGGCAAGGGCCGGGGCAAAGACACCGCAGTGGAGTACTTCCAGGGCAAGACCGTGGAGATCACGCTGGAGCACAAGGACGACTACCAACTGGACGGCGACCACGAGGGCGAGGGCAAGCACGTGCTCATGACCATGGAGCCCGGCGCCCTCACCCTGCGCATGTAA
- a CDS encoding GntR family transcriptional regulator: METVDGTGRTLTAAELAELLRTAIVSGELVPNQRLVEGDLAAEYGASRGNIRVALSELSVEGLVERVQNRGARVRAVSVDEAVEITEVRAALEALCARKAAERATDSDIAELQELAARMKGAVDRGDRESYSEGNQAMHEKIIAMSAQKTAAATIQRLRGQAVRFQFRLARQPGRPAVSLPQHLAVIDAVCAHDADAAAEAMRVHLESVADAIRASNK; encoded by the coding sequence GTGGAGACCGTGGACGGAACGGGCCGGACCCTCACCGCCGCCGAACTCGCGGAGCTGCTGCGCACCGCCATTGTCAGCGGCGAACTGGTCCCCAACCAGCGCCTGGTGGAAGGCGACCTCGCCGCCGAGTATGGAGCGAGCCGTGGAAACATCAGGGTGGCGCTCTCGGAGCTGAGCGTTGAAGGCCTCGTGGAACGCGTCCAGAACCGGGGTGCCAGGGTGCGCGCCGTCTCGGTGGACGAGGCCGTTGAAATCACTGAGGTGCGCGCGGCCCTGGAAGCCCTTTGTGCCCGCAAGGCCGCCGAACGGGCCACGGACAGCGACATCGCCGAACTGCAGGAGCTGGCAGCCCGGATGAAGGGCGCCGTGGACCGCGGAGACCGCGAGTCCTACTCGGAAGGCAACCAGGCGATGCACGAAAAGATCATTGCCATGAGTGCCCAAAAGACCGCCGCGGCAACCATCCAGCGACTGCGCGGACAGGCAGTCCGCTTCCAGTTCCGCCTGGCGCGCCAGCCAGGGCGCCCGGCCGTCTCGCTCCCGCAGCACCTCGCCGTCATCGATGCCGTCTGCGCCCATGACGCCGATGCCGCCGCCGAGGCCATGCGCGTCCATCTCGAAAGCGTGGCTGACGCCATCCGCGCCAGCAACAAGTAA
- a CDS encoding Re/Si-specific NAD(P)(+) transhydrogenase subunit alpha codes for MKLGIPRERREGERRVAATPDTVRQLAGMGLDVLVETGAGDGAGHADPAYQQAGATIVPVLDTTALDVLAHVRPLDPHTAASLPRGAVTVGLASPSSELPAVQALADNGVTSFALELVPRISRAQSMDALTSQALVTGYRCVLEAAIRLPRFFPLYMTAAGTVPPARVLVLGAGVAGLQAIGTAKRLGARVFANDIRPASADEVASMGGTFIRLDLETAEAAGGYARQLSSDAGTRQRQLLAPHVAQSDVLITTAAVPGRPAPLLVTREMVQGMRPGSVVVDLAAESGGNVEGSVPGRDIPIPTADGTGHITLVGLKDPASAMASDASRLYAKNVANLLALLVHDGNLTLDFDDEVVAGACLTHAGEVRHQPTADLLAARTATAAAGQEGTR; via the coding sequence GTGAAACTGGGGATTCCGCGGGAACGCAGGGAGGGCGAGCGGCGTGTCGCCGCCACTCCGGATACTGTCAGGCAGCTGGCGGGGATGGGGCTGGACGTCCTGGTGGAAACCGGGGCAGGGGACGGCGCGGGGCATGCCGATCCCGCCTACCAGCAGGCCGGAGCCACCATCGTCCCTGTACTGGACACCACGGCCCTGGACGTCCTGGCCCACGTCCGGCCCCTTGACCCGCACACTGCCGCGTCCCTGCCGCGGGGAGCCGTGACGGTGGGCCTCGCGTCGCCGTCGTCCGAACTGCCCGCGGTGCAGGCGCTCGCGGACAACGGAGTGACTTCCTTCGCCCTGGAACTGGTGCCCCGCATCTCGCGCGCCCAGTCCATGGACGCCCTGACCTCCCAGGCCCTGGTGACCGGCTACCGGTGCGTCCTGGAGGCAGCCATCAGGCTTCCCCGGTTCTTCCCGCTGTACATGACCGCGGCGGGAACCGTCCCGCCGGCCCGTGTCCTGGTGCTCGGTGCCGGCGTGGCAGGGCTGCAGGCCATCGGCACCGCCAAGCGGCTCGGGGCACGGGTTTTCGCCAACGACATCCGCCCCGCCTCAGCCGACGAGGTCGCCTCGATGGGCGGCACCTTCATCCGGCTGGACCTCGAAACCGCTGAAGCCGCCGGCGGCTACGCCCGGCAGCTGAGTTCCGACGCCGGCACGCGGCAGCGGCAGCTGCTGGCACCCCACGTGGCGCAGTCGGACGTCCTGATTACCACGGCGGCCGTCCCCGGGCGTCCGGCGCCCCTCCTGGTGACCCGGGAGATGGTGCAGGGCATGCGCCCGGGATCGGTCGTCGTCGACCTCGCCGCCGAGTCCGGCGGCAACGTGGAGGGCTCCGTGCCCGGACGGGACATCCCCATCCCCACCGCCGACGGAACGGGCCACATCACCTTGGTGGGGCTAAAGGACCCTGCTTCCGCCATGGCGTCGGATGCTTCACGCCTGTACGCCAAGAACGTGGCCAACCTGTTGGCCCTGCTGGTCCACGACGGGAACCTCACGCTGGATTTCGATGACGAAGTGGTGGCCGGTGCGTGCCTTACCCATGCCGGGGAAGTGCGGCACCAGCCCACCGCGGACCTCCTGGCGGCACGGACAGCCACGGCTGCGGCCGGGCAGGAAGGAACGCGCTGA